AAACGTTGAGATTATCTCAGAGAAACACTATTATAGCCTTTTCTGATATTCATGTTACTCTAGAAAGCTTCTGAGAAGTCAGTTAAGATAAGATCTCTTTTCTGGTCTAGCTTTTTTTGGAACATTCAACGGAAACTGACCAGTGTTGCTGTTTCCGGCCTGAGTACGAAGTGGGTTGCTGACGGTTTGAAATTGGGACATGGAAATGAAAGTAGGGAGGACATGGAACTGAAGCAACTGAACTTTTTGCTGATCGGAGAGGGAATTGAGAGTGGCGAGCTTGAGATTTGAGAAGGCATTGTCAGGGGGAGCAAAAAAAGTGAGGCCTTGGTTGGAGTTGTTGAGCTGATTGTTGATTTGATCACTCTGTTGGGTGCTTTTTAGGAGCTTAATCAATGTTGTGAATTGGCCATCCTTTTCTAGGACGGCGGTGATGTTAGTCGGACCGGAGGGGGCTGGTGGCTGAGAGGATTGAGCTGAAATGGACTTgcagaagaagaggaaggtgAGGAAGAAGGAGATGATGAGAAAGAGGTTGTTCATAGTGAATGTggggagggaaaaaaaagaggtgTTTTTGTTTGGAGATGGGATTTATAAGAAAGGGAAATTGGTTTGGTGAAATGGGGATTCCAAAATGGAAAGTAATGGGTTGTTTTGTGAGAGGAAAGAGATGGGGCTTTGCTTGAGGAAGCAGAAAAACAGAGTATAAGGATGGAGGAttgtccctttttttttctttttttttcttttttgtagtGAGCGAACCCGTCTATTTTCGGGTTCTCTTTCAAGAGATTTGACAATTCTAGATGTTCCATAAGCAGAAAAAGTCAAGACATTAAGTTGTCGTTGTCGACACCTCTTGTCTTGAGTGATTTCTCTTTATGTGTAAAGATGGGTAGAGCGTTTCATCTCTTTTCTCAAAGTGGTGGATGAACTTCAACCATGTCACAAGAGTagatttggtttttttctATCATTCTGCGAACCTGATAGTAGTCAATGAGAGTAGGATCAGTTTCGATCTCCCTTCTTAAAAGGGACAAATTTTTTAGGAAGTTTAAGGTTCGTTTTGTGTCACTCACTTTAAAGA
This sequence is a window from Cucurbita pepo subsp. pepo cultivar mu-cu-16 chromosome LG19, ASM280686v2, whole genome shotgun sequence. Protein-coding genes within it:
- the LOC111781058 gene encoding fasciclin-like arabinogalactan protein 11 gives rise to the protein MNNLFLIISFFLTFLFFCKSISAQSSQPPAPSGPTNITAVLEKDGQFTTLIKLLKSTQQSDQINNQLNNSNQGLTFFAPPDNAFSNLKLATLNSLSDQQKVQLLQFHVLPTFISMSQFQTVSNPLRTQAGNSNTGQFPLNVPKKARPEKRSYLN